Genomic segment of Acidobacteriota bacterium:
TGCTGGGTCAGCATTGTATGCAAAGAACTTTCATTTGACAGCAGACACGGCAAAGGAAGGTAGAGTTCGTGAAAATATCTGGCCGGGGCAATGGGCGCGGCGCGCAAATGACAAGGTATTCCCGTCCCAGGCAAGCAAACCCAGCTTTGCACCAGCGGCGCTTGAGGCTAAACTGCGCACGAACAAATTTCTGGCACATCCCAAGAGGTTATCCATGAAAAGATTGATTCTGAGCGCGAGCATCTTTGGCGTAGTGTTGGCGATCGGCTGGCCCGTTTTGCACAGCCGGGCACAACAGAAACCCGTCCCCAAAGTGCAAGAGGTAATGAACACCACGGCGGTGCTGGTTGACATCGTCGTGAAAGACCGCCGGGGCCGCGTCGTCAAAGACCTCAGCGCCGATGACTTTGAAGTTCTCGAAGATGGCGTCAAGCAAACCGTGGACGGCTTTGAACGCATTTCGCGCGAATCCGGCCTAGTCGCCGAAGCCAAAGAAAAAGCCGCCCCCAAACCGGCCAACACTACGCCGGTCACGGTGCGTGATCCGAATGACAAGCAAATGGGGGCGACGGCCATGGCGCTGGTCTTTGACCGCCTCTCGCCAGATGCGCGCAATCGCGCCCGGCAAGCCGCGTTGTCTTACGTCGGCAGTGTCAAAGAGCTTTCCGCTTATACCGGCGTTTACTCGGTCAACCTTTCGCTGTCGGCGATTCAGAGCTTCACGCGCGATCCGCAATTGGTGAAACTGGGTATCGAAAAGGCCGGTGTGCGCGCCTCAGCGTCATTCACGGGCGGTTCGGCGGGCAACGCGCAAGCGTCGCTCAATAAGGAAGCGCAAGCGCTCAACGCCGCAACCAGTGCGGCAAACGCAGCCAGTGCCGCGGGCGCAGCCGGTGGCGCGGGCGCGGGCGCAGCCGGCAGTGCGGCGGGGGCCGCTGGTGTAGACGCGCAGTTCATCGAAATGAATCGCCGCATGACGGAAACTTACGAAGCGCTCGAACGCAATCAACAAGGGTTCGCCACGGTCAACAGCTTGATGGCCTTGGTGAATTCGATGGCGACGATGCCCGGACGCAAAGCTGTCGTCTATTTTTCGGAAGGCATCGCCATTCCGCCTGACGTAGCGCAACAGTTTCGCTCGGTCGTCAACGCCGCCAATCGGGCGAACGTGGCGATTTATGCCGTAGACGCCGCCGGCTTGCGCACCGAAAGCACGCTGTCACAAACGCGCGACACGGTGAACGCCATTTCCGCGCGCCGCCAGGGCCAACTTGCCAGCAGCGGCCCCATCGTCGGCGACGCCCTGACCAAACAGCTCGAACGCAACGAAGACCAATTGCGCGGCGATCCGCAAAGCGGCCTGATGGCGCTGTCGCAGGAAACCGGTGGAACCTTCATCGGCAACGGCAACGACATCGGCGAAAAACTCAAAGAGGTAGACGAGGACATGAACACCTATTACTTGGTGAGTTACACGCCGAGCAATGGCAATTTCGACGGCAAGTTCCGCAAGATCGAAGTCAAACTCAAACGCGGCGGCCTGACGGTGCAGGCGCGCAACGGTTATTACGCGGTGAATACGCCGGGCTATGTGCCGGTGCTTTACTACGAAACACCCGCGCTGGCAATTTTGGCGAAGCCCAATCCGCCCATCACGTTTCCCGTCCTAACGCTGGGCACGAATTTCCCCGAAGCGACGCGCCCCTTGCGCTCGGTCGTCGAAGTGCAAGCGCCCGCGAGTGCTTTCACGTTCGTGCAGGATCATGACAAGAAAACCTTTCAGACTGATTTTTCCATTGTCGTGCTGATTCGTGACCGCGAGCGGCAAGTCGTCGGCAAGCTCAGCCGCCAATACGTCCTGCGCGGGCCGCTCGACAAACTGGAGAGCGTCAAGGGCAGCGCGATTCGCTTTTATAAAGAAACCGAATTGCCGCCGGGCCGCTACGAACTCGAAGCCATCGCTTACGATGCGCCGTCTGAAAAAGCCTCAGTGCGCATCGGCAGTCTGGATGTCGCCGACCCCACCGAAACCAAACTGCGCATGAGTTCGGTGGCGATCATTCAACGCATCGCCACCACGCAGGAAAAAACCGAGAATCCCTTTCAGGTCGGCGAATCCCTGCTCATCCCCAGTCTGACGGGCATCACCCACAAAGCCCTGAAGCAAATGCTGTTTTATTTCGTCGTTTACCCGGCCAGGGGCGCCAAAGCGCCGGCAGAGTTCAGGCTGCAAATCACGCAAAACGGCAAGTCCTTCGCCGACCTGCCGCTCAAACTCGCCGCGCCCGACGACAAAGGCCGCAGCGCTTTTGCCAGCGGCATTCCGATTGAGAGCCTGAGTCCGGGCGGTTACGCCTTGCGCATCACGGTCAAGGACGAACAAACCACTCTCACACGCTCGACGCCTTTCATGATCGAACCTTGAGCAAGCACCAGAGACCCGCCCACGAAGACACACGAAGAAGACACGAAGAAAGAAACTTCTCTTCGTGTCTTCTTCGTGTGTCTTCGTGGGCGATCTTTTCCGTTTGCTGTTTCAACCTCACCGCCTTGGCCCAAACTGCGCCACGCGAAGCCGCCGATGCAAGCTGGAACCGGCGCGTCGCGGGCGCGGGTGATTATCAAATTGTGTTGGAAGTCTCAGGCCGCATCGAAATCTCGCGCGCCTTTCAGCCGCCCAATCCGCTCGACCTCACAGACATTTGCCGCGCCAAACAAACTGCCGAACAGCGCGCGTTTCTATCCGCCGACGGCTATTTGTCGGCGCTTGAAAAATCCGCCGATGCCAATCGCCGTCAAATCGAAATCGCGCGTCTGCACATCGAACTCGGCCAAATCTGGTCGTATCGCGGCGACATGACCCAAGCCATCGCGCACTTCGAAGCCGCGCGCGCAGCCCTGCAAAAAGGCCTGCTCGATCAACCCGCTTACGCCGAAGACCTGGTGCATCTCGATGAAATTCTCGGCATCACGTATTTGCGCAAAGGCGAGCTCGACAATTGCGTGCATCAGCATCGCGCCGAAAATTGCATCTTCCCCTTGAGCCGCGCTGCTGAACACAAACTCACCGCAGGCTCATCAGCCGCCATCAATTGTTTCAAACGCCATCTCGCGCGCAATCCCGACAACCTCGAAGTCCGCTGGTTGTTGAATCTGGCCTATATGACGCTGGGGCAACATCGAATCAGCGCAAAGGGCGGCCTCGCGCCTGAATGGTTGATTCCCGTCACGCCGTCAAAAGACCCGTTGCCGCGCTTCCCCGACGTAGCCGCGCAACTTGGCATTGACCGCGTGAGTGGCGCGGGCGGAGCGATTCTTGACGATTTCGATAACGACGGATTCCTCGACGTTATCATCTCAAGCGTAGACGCCTGCGAATCCATGCGCTTCTTTCATAACAACGGCGACGGCACGTTCAGCGACCAAACCGAGAAGGCCGGACTCAGCGGACAACTCGGCGGCATCAATTGCGTGCAGACCGATTACAACAACGACGGCTGGCTGGATGTCTTCGTCATGCGCGGCGGGTGGGAGTTCCCGATGCGCAATTCGCTGCTGCGCAATAACGGCGACGGCACTTTCAGCGATGTGACCGGGACGAGCGGCCTGTTAAGCGGCGCACATCGCACCCACTCGGCGACTTGGGCTGATTACGACAACGACGGCTGGCTCGACGTTTTCATCGGCCACGAAGAAACGCCCAGCCAACTCTTCCGCAATCGCGGCGACGGCACGTTTGAAGATGTTTCGGCGCGCGCAGGCGTGAACCGCACTGCGTTCACCAAAGGCGCGGCGTGGGGCGATTACGACAACGACGGCTGGCCTGATTTGTACGTCTCGAATTACGGCGGCGCGAACTTTCTCTATCACAACGATGGCAAGGGTACATTCACCGAAGTGGCAAACAAGCTGAACGTCACGCAACCGCTGATGAGTTTTCCGGTGTGGTGGTTCGATTATGACAACGACGGCTGGCAGGATTTATTCGTCGCCAGTTTCGTGCCCTCTGTGACCGAAGTCGCGCGCGGCTTTCTGGGCTTGCCCGCGCAAGCTGAAACGATGCGGCTTTATCGCAACGATACCAAAGGCGGCTTTCAGGATGTGACAACCGCCGTCGGACTCAATCGCGTCGTGCCGACGATGGGCGCGAACTTCGGCGATTTCGACAACGACGGCTGGCTCGATGTTTACCTCGGCACCGGAGCGCCTTCTTACACGGCGCTGATGCCCAACTTCGCCTTTCGCAACCACGCGGGCAAAAGCTTCGTTGACGTGACCGCTGCGACCGGAACCGGCCACCTGCAAAAAGGTCACGGCGTAGCTTTCGGCGACATTGATAACGACGGCGATCAGGATTTTTTTGTGAATGTGGGCGGTTTCATTCCGGGCGATAAATACAACAAGGCGTTGTTTGCGAACCCGACGGCAAAGAGCCATTGGCTTTCGCTCAAGCTGACGGGCGTGAAAAGCAATCGCGCCGCCCTTGGCGCGCGCATCAAGCTGACAGCGGCTGACGCGACAGGCAAGATTTTCACGGTTTATCGCACGGTCTCGAGCGGTGGCTCGTTCGGCGCGTCTTCGCTCACGCAGAACATCGGCTTTGGAGCCTTCAACAAAATTGAGAGTTTGGAAATCGAATGGCCTACGAGCAAGACGCGGCAGGTCTTTCGCAACGTCGCGGCGAATCAGTTTCTGGCAGTGAAAGAGTTGGCCGATAAATTCGAGCCGCGCGCCGCGCGCATTTTCCCTCTAACCCAGCCAGGCAAACCAAAGAAGAAACGGCGCTGAATCACGGTTTCAGTTTTTCAGGCTCGCGTTCGTCAATCGCCGAATCACTTTGCTCCGCCGCCTTGTTCAAGCGTGCAAAGGTTTCGCGCGCGCGGTCGGCGTCGGCGCGGCGATTGACTTTGGTGTAAGCGCGCGCCAGCGAGTAATAGACGCGGGCTTCGTTCGGGGCCAGGCGTTGCGCCATTTCGAGTTCCTGAACGGCGCGCGGCGCGTCACCGGTTTCGAGCGCCAAGCGGCCTAACAAGTAATGTCCCAGCGGCAAGCGCGCATTCAGCTTGATGGCTTCTTCGGCCAGCGGAATACCGGCTGCCGGATTTTTGTCCTGCAATTTGAGATAGGCGATTTGCAGCCGCGCCAGTGCATGCGTGGGCGAGTTGGCGATTTCGCGCTCGAAGGCCGCAAGCGCCCCGTCGTTGTCGCGCACGTCAATCAGAAAGCGGCCATAAGCGTATTGCACATTCGCGGCTTTGGGATAATCGGCGACGAGCCGGTCGTATTCGATGCGGGCGTCGGCGGCGTTGAGTTGCGCGAACAATGATTGCGCCAGGCCCGCGCGGCGAATCATTTCGCGGTCGCGCGCGCTCACTTCGATTTGCTTGGGCAAAGCAGCCATCCGCAACACCGCCAAGCCCATTCCCAAAAGCAAATCCTGGCTGTTGAGTCCTTCGCGGTTGAGCACGGTGAAGAGGCGTTGCGCCGTCTCGAAATCGCCGCGCAAAAGTTGCAGCGTCGCTTCGTGATAGCGCGCCACGCGCAACAGATCGGGATTGCTGTCGAGGCCGAGTTGCTTGCTTTGTTGCAGGTGGATGAACGCTTCGTCGTATTGCGCCAGGCGATATTCACACAAGCCGAGCAAGGCCAGCGGCGCGCCCGCTTTGGGACGCAGCGCGGCGACTCGTTTGAAGGCGGGGGCGGCTTCGGCGTAACGGTCGCGCTCATACAGCAACGTCGCCAGATACCACCAGCCCTCGTCCCAGCGCGGGCGCTGTGCGACACCCTGCTGATAAAGCGTGATGGCTTCGTCGAGATTGCCCGCTTCGCGCGCGGCGTCGGCTTGCGCGGCTACTTGTGGGGCAGCGGACGAAGCGGCTTCAGTTTTTGGGGCAGCAGGTTTAGGCGTGGTTTTGCGTTGCGCGACAGCGGCGACGTTGAGCGCCAGCAACAAGCAGGCGGCGAATTTGAGATAGCTCTTCATACGATTCTATTTGGCGATTCGGTAATGATGAAAATGCAAGGCTATAGTTTTGCAGCCGCGTAGCGGCGACCTGAGTTTAGCCCGGCGTTTCAATGCCGGGAAGCGCCGCGCAAAGTATCGCGCGTCGCGTAGCGACGGTTGAAATTGCAGCCCTTTTCGCAACGTTTCAAGCGTCGCTACGCGACGCGGAACTGTTCCGTCCAGCCACCGTGGTTTGAAAACCACGGCTAAATTCAACTGTCGCTACGCGACAAAAACAGATTCGCCTTATTTTTTATCACTACCGGCGATTCTATTCGGCGATTCTATTTTGGATAAGGCTCGCCCGCGCGCGCGATGCGAATGCGATGATCGGTAAATTTGAAATGCGCGCCGGTCAATTCGACTTTGGGCATATGGCAACTCACGCAATCGCGCTGGCCGGTTTTGCAGACGCGCACAGATTCGACAGGCAAAGCTGCGTCAGCCGTTTTCGCCCTTGTTGATTGATGGCAAGCGAGACATTTCGCGTCATAGAACGCCGGTTCAGGCGTCAGGTTGCCATGCGGGTCGTGACACGCCGTGCAGCCAATGCGTTTGTCAGCCGAATAACAGCGGCTGTTAAAAATGCGGTAGGGCTGAAAGCGCACGTTGTTTTTGCCCGCATGGTTCGGCATTTCGATGACATCGTCCACGCTGCGATGACATGAGCCGCAAACCGTTTGCGAAAGGTCGTCGCCATCGAGCGCGTTCAACTGTTTGAGCCAGCGTTTCGCCGGTTGGCCTGACTGGGCGGCGGCGACGTGCTGTTCACCAGCGCCGTGGCACGATTCGCAACTGACGCCGAGCTGGTGATTGAGTTGAATGACGGGCGGCTGGTTGGGTGCCGCGCCCGGCTCGATTTTCGCATTCGTCGTATGGCAGCCGAAACAACTGCGCGCCTCATCGAGGCTCATCGCGCGCCCGCCGGCTTCGCTGAGCGAGGCGGGCGGATCGGGCGTGTGGCCGAGCGTGATGTCGAGTGCGTTGGTGTCCAGATAAAAACTCACGCGGCTTTCATACAGCACGCCGCCGTATTCATAAACGTAAGTCTGACCGGAAAAACCCTGTCCAAAAGCGTACAGCAACGGCGCGGTGATGGTTTGCAGGCCGTTGGTAACTTCGTAAACGCTGCGGTTGCCGTCACGCGTCAGGCGATAAGCAAACTTGCCCTGTTGAAATTTCAGCAGCGGATGCGCGCGCAAAACCTGGCAATCAGCCGCGCTCACCAGCGCCCGCGACATGACGGTTTGTTGTTGTTTGGCCGCGATGCTGCGGTGGCATTCGGCGCAAGCCTGCGGGCCGACGAAGCGCGGCTTGGTTTGCGTCACAGCTTGGGCGGAAGGGCGCGCGGAAAAAAAGGCCAGGGCCAGCGCCAAAGCCAGCACCAAGCCCAACAAGCCGAGTTGTGGCCATTTTTTCAGGGGCGTGTTCATCGTTGCGGCTTTTCCTTGACGGGCGCGTTGGTCAGCTTGTCGGCGCTGGGCTGGCGTTGTTGTTCTTCGTCAGTGAGCTTGTCAATGATGGCGCGCAGGCGGTTGGCGTCGGCGGTGCGTTTCTGTTTGAGATAAAGCCGCGCGAGCAAAACGTAGGCTTGCCGAAAATCGGACTTGAGCGCCACGGCGCGTTCGAGCAGGGAGACGGCTTCGGCGGTGCGTCCGCGCGCCTGTTGCAATTGGGCCAGTTGAAACAGCGCGGCGATGTCGTCCGGGTGTAATTCAAGCGCGCGTTTGAGCAACGGCTCGGCTTCATCAAGGTTGCCGTCTTCGCGCAGCAGCCAGCCCAGACGAATGTTCGCGGTGAAATCACGCGCGTTGTTGGCGAGTTCGCTGCGAAATTCCTGCATCGCCAAATCGCGGTTGCCGGTGACCAGATAAGACACGCCGAGTTGCGTGTGTAGCGTCGGCAGCTTGGGGTTGTGCTTGACCGCCTGCTTGAACTCTTCGAGGGCGGCGGCGTGGTTGCGCGTCGCGGCGTTGAAAGCGCCGAGAATCAAGTGGCCTTCGGCGGCGGGCAAGTACTGAAAGACCTTGTCAATCAGGGCGCGGCCTTCGGCGAGGCGTTCGCTTTGCAAATAAGCCGTCCCCAACACATAAGCGACGGCGATGTTGTCGGGTTGGGCTTGATAGACGGCGGCGAGTTCCCGGCTGGCTTCGGCGAGTTTGTCACGTTGGAAATAGCAGAGGCCGAGCAATTGGCGCGCCTGCCAGTTCTCAGGTTGCGCGGCGGCGACTTGTGCGAACTCTTTTTGCGCGGCGTCAATTTCCTGCGTCTCGAAATAGGCGATGCCCAGATTGTAACGCACGGCTTGTTCGGACGGTTCGAGCAGCAGCGCGGCTTGATAGTGTTTGATGGCTTCGTCATAACGCCCCAGTTTGGCATAGACGACCCCTAGGTTAGAAAGCGCATCCATGCGGCGCGGGATCAGTTTGAGCGCGGCTTCGTAGGCCTGGCGCGCCGTTTCCAGTTCGCCTTGCTGTTGCGCCGCGACGCCCCGGTCAAAGTACGCTTCAGACTGGCGCACCGTCTCGCGGTCTTGCGCGGGCGCGAAGCCCAACAGCATGGATAAAGCTAGTGTGACGAACATAAGCAGTGAATTGAAAACCATGAAGGTACCGCCAGTATAACATCTACGCCAGCCACCGTCTCACCTCACCCAGACAAAGACGCGGCCCAATGAAAAAGGTGCGAGGAAACGCATTTGTTTCCTCGCACCTGATAAGTGCCGGATTGCTCCGAGCCAGATCTAGAAGGTGAACTTCAACGCCAATTCGACGACGCGTTGGCCGCGCTTGGTCAGAATCTTGCCGAAGTTATTCTTGGTGGCATCCGTGAAAGTAAACGGTTTGGTCGGATCGCAAATACCGCTGACCGTGCCGCCGACGCCGTTCGGAATCGTGTCTTTGTAATCATTCACCACCGTGCCATTCGGCAACACCAACACAGGGACGGTCGGCGTGCGCGTACACTTGGTTTCCAACGTCAGGTAAATATCACTGTCGTTGTTATTGCTCGTGCTAATGCGCTTCGGATAAGCCTGATTGAAGATGTTGAAGAAGCCCGTGCGGAATTGCAGATTTTTCTTCTCAGAAATCTTGAAGTTCTTGAAGAAGCTGACATCCCAATTCGCCGTGGCCGGCGTGCGATGATAGAAAGGCGGCACCAATGATCCCGATTGTCCGAAACCCGGAATCGTAATGCTCGCCAGGTCGAAGACCTTATCGCCCACCTTGTCACCGCTGCGCGCGGGGTTGGCCGTGTAAATCGGGGCAATCGAACCTGCGCCATTGCCGTCATTCGGAAAAGCATTCGTACCGAAAGAAGCAATCGCCAGGCCGTCGCCTGTGATGTCGCCGGTAAAGCGCAACCGCAACGGCGTGCCACTCGCAAAGGTCGTGATGCCCGACAATTGCCAGCCATTCAAGACGCCTTTGGCAAAGGCGTTGTTGACCGGCGACAAGTTGGGGATGTTGTAGTTGTAGGACAGATTGAACACGTGCGTGCGGTCGAAATTCAAAACACCATACGAACGCCCGCGCGCATCAATCGGGTCCAAATCGGCAAATTCGCCTGTCGTCAGACCCAACACTTTCGAGAAAGTGTAAGTGCCAAAGAATTGCAGATTCTTGCCAGTCTGACGGCTCAACGTCACTTGCAACGAGTGATAGTTCGACGTGGCGTTATATTCGTTGTAACGCACGTTGCCCAGATCAGAGAATGGGCGGAACTTGTTGATCGCGGCTGCATCCAACGCGGCTCGATTCAACGGATTCGCCAAGTTGGACGAAACCGTGGAAGTTACGATTTCGCAATTGCCGCGCCGTGTCACCACGCCGTTCGCGTCAACCGCACCCGGATCGCAACCGGGATTGCGCAAGGTCGTAATTTCGACGGGTTTGTCACCCGGCACCGTGCCTTTTAATAACGCTCCAACCGGAACGAAATTGATTTGGCGGCGGCTGGGCAAGTGACGCCCAAAGGTGCCAACATAAGACGTTTCCAGCACTGCCGAAAGCGGCAACCGCGTCGCAATGCTCAAGCTGGTCGTGTAAGTTTGCGGGATACGATTGGACTCAAGGTTGGGCGAAATGATTTGTCCGCCGCCCTTCGCCAGTTTCAACGGATCAACCGGGATTAGTTTGCCATCAACGTTGACGATGCCCATATTGCTGATGGTCAAGCCACCCAAATCATTGAAGTTCTTGGTCGTGCCCGGAATGGTGTCAAACAGGCCAATCGAAGCGCCGACGTTGCCGTTCGGCGCTGAACGCAAGGACGGATCGTATTGGAAGTTGCCTTGTACGCGATTGTAGAAAACGCCTGCGCCACCGCGTACCACCAGGCGCTGGTTTTTCTTCACGTCCCACGCAAAGTTCAAACGCGGGCCCCACAGAACCGGCTGGGCATCAATCGCGCCTTTTGGAATTTGTCCGCGGGCTGCCGACAGCAAACCATTCGGACTAAAGGGATCGCCGTTGACGTAATAACCCGCGCCGGGTTTGTAAGCCTGCGGGCTGAACAATACGTCAAAGCCTTTGCGCTCTTTGTTGACGGTCATATGCGCCGCACGCAAGCCGAATTCGAGCGTGAAGTTGGGCCGCAGCTTCCACGAATCCTGCGCAAAGAATTCGTAGTTGTAGAAGCGATAGTTACCAATCGGCGGCTGCGTGCCGTGCGAAACGCCCGTCAATTGACCGACCAGCAAATCGCCCCAGTCATTGCCCGTGCCGTTCGGGTTCCAGTTGTTGAATTCGAGCTGGCCCTGCGAATCGGGGTCGCCCTGGAAGTTCTGGCGCTTGTTGCCCTGCTCAATCAACGCGCCGAATTTCATCGTGTGCGTGCCTTTCACTTTCGACAGGTTGTCGTTCAGCGAAAAGCTGTCATTGTAAGCAAAGATCGGGTTGGTGCCCGGCGACCACAGTTGACCTTGCGCCCAGCTAATCAAAGACAACGGCGCATACTGGCTTTGGCGGCCAAAGCGCGTGTTGTCGAAAGGCAAGCGGATGTTTTCGATACCCAGCGTTTTCAGCGAAACCTTCTCAGGGTCAACGTAGTTGTTGTCGAGTTTCAGTTTGCTGCCGCTGAACACGATTTCATTGGTCATCGTCGGGTTGATGATTCTGGTCATGCCGACTGCCGCCGAACGCCCTAAATTCGTGGACAAGTTGTGAGTCGGCAATTCAAAGGTCGAAGGCCCCCACCAAATGCCGTAAGGCCCATCGGCAAACTCGCGCTCGCGCGTGATGCGCACGTAAAGATTCGTTTTGTCTGAAACCCGGTAATCGAATTTCATCTTCAAATCTTTGCGGTTTTGGAAAGAAATCGGAACTGCTACGTAGTTGTTGCTCGCACTGTTCAGATTGGGCAGTGGATAAAGGTTTAAGAGCACCTTTCCGATCGGATTGATGTAGGGAGCCAAGTTGCCGCCGGGTGCCACCTGGCCGGCATTGGCGTAACCGCCAGGAATTTTAACCCCGGAGTTCGCCCCGAAATTCCCGGTGCGTTGCGCGGCGGTCGGCACGTTGGAAAGCTTGGGTTGCGCCGAAAAATCCTGCTTCTGGTATTCAAACCCAACGAAGAAAAAGAGTTTGTTACGATCTTTGTTGATCTTGGGAATAAGCAGCGGGCCGCTAATCGTGCCGCCTGGATAATAGAAACGCCCCAGTGGTTTTTGCGCTGCTAATGAAGTCGGGTCAGTAGCTTTGAGGTAGTTCCTAAACCGGTCATTCGCTGACAAGGCATCGTGGCGGTTATAGGTGTAAACCGAGCCGTGATATTCGCTGCCGCCCGATTTGGTCGTCGCGATAATGCCAACGCCGCTCGCGCCTGAATCGGCGGAATAGTTGCTGGTCTTGATCGAAACTTCCTGGACGAAGTCGTTGTTCAGGCTGACGATCGAACCGCAGTTGCAACCGATGTCAATCACGCGCGAACCGTCAACACTGACGTTGTTATTCGTGCCGCGCTGTCCATTGACGTTATAAGCCGAAGCATCGCCGAAGCTGACGACAGCGTAACTGGACGAGTCCGGCGCGACGACGCCGGGCAGGATGCGCAACAGTTCGAGACTGCTGCGGCTAAGAATCGAAAGGTTTTCGATTTGCTTGGCGGTGATGGTGTTCGACTTTTCACCCGTGTCGGTTTTGATTTCTTCGGTCGTACCCGAAACGGTTACGGTTTCAGTCGTCTGACCGACTTCGAGCGCGATGTCGAGCGCACGAATGTCGCTAGGGCTTAACGATACGCCGGTTTGCGTCAACGCCTTGAATCCGCCCGCTTCCACCTTGACGGTGTAAAGGCCGGGTTCAACTGCGCTGAAAGTGTAAGCACCATCGCTGCTGCTGCTGGTTTCGCGTTCGGCCTGGGTGCGCTCGCTGATGAGCGTGACCTTGGCTTTCGACACCACTGCGCCGCGCGGGTCTTTCACTGTACCGCGTAAAGTCGCGCTGGTCGTTTGCGCTGTTGCCGACGCAGCCATTGCGGCCACCGCTAACAACAACGCAAGCCAAGCCTTGATATTCCACTGGGGTCTTTTCTGCATGTTAGTAGGTTATCCTCCAAAAGTTAATGTAAGCAGATGGGCATAAATTGTGCGGTAACCAAAAAAACTTACTGCCTAGTGGCTTTTGCCAAAATAGCCGTCAATAGGCGTGCTACAAGCCACGCCGAACGCCCCTCCTTGTAAGGAGGTCTTAACGCAGCCTTCAGTGATGAACTGATATCGTTCTGGTATCGTTCGCGATCAAATCCCAGCAAAGCTTTTGGAATGTATGTCGGTTGCTTATAATGTGTAAGGTGAAATCAACCAAAAATACGTAGGTGGAGTCAACCAAAAGTATTATATGGTTCCACCCAATAGCGTCAATTGACTTACTGCTAGCTAACGGTTAAGCGTCTCGCCTAACCGTGCCTAACATGCAGGACTTAGGCAAAGATTTGCCACAGAGGCACGGAGACACAGAGGAGGACCGCGATCTCCGGCAGAGCTGTAGCAAAGCTCTGTGTCTCTGTGGCTATCGCACGCGCGTTTTGCGTAAGTCCTGACATGATTACAGACTGGTTAGCTGGCGCATTAAGGGGTGCGAGCGTCAGTTCGCATGGTCTGACCCGTTTTTTAGTCTTCATCGAGGTAGTTTTATGGTTGCCAAATCAAGTACGGTATCGTCCTCCATCCCTACTGTGTCCGAGACAGAAGTCCGAGAAGTGTTGGCGCGCATTCTGCAGAGCAAGCATTTTTCCCATGCACCGAAGAAGCAGAAGTTTCTGCTGCTGATCTGCGACTATTACGTGTTGGGGCGAGCGGGTGAGTTGAATGAGTACCTCATCGGCCGGGAAGTCTTTGATCGAACAGAGAGCTACAATCCTGCCGCCGACCCGATTGTGCGTGTTGGTGCGCATGACATACGGAAAAAACTCGACCTTTATTACCAAGAAGACGGGATCAGCGATGCCGTGCGGTTGATCGTCCCCATCGGCAGTTATGAACCCGCATTCGTGCGAAATTTTCCCCAGCCCGTCGCGCAAACAGTTGTGGTGGAGTCGTTAGACAGTTCGCCAACTGACTCAGCCTCCAAAATAACGCAGCTAGCAGAAGCCGCAGAGTCGCCGAAGACGGAGCCTGCCTTATCGAATGTCACACCGGAGGGCAGTTCACCACGCCGGTGGAGCCTGTCACTTGCTGTGCTGAGTACTCTCTCAGTTGTGGTGATTGCTGGACTGTTGTGGGTGAATTGGAAGTTGCAACAACAACTCGAAAAAGCGGCCCATTTTCAGCAAGCGCAAAGCAATGGCGGTCTGGTCTGGGTGCCGTTTCTAAAAAATGGCACCACTCCGACGTTGCTCATCCTGAGCAACCCTTCGGTTTACCGCTCCGCGCACGCAGC
This window contains:
- a CDS encoding CRTAC1 family protein, with product MSSWAIFSVCCFNLTALAQTAPREAADASWNRRVAGAGDYQIVLEVSGRIEISRAFQPPNPLDLTDICRAKQTAEQRAFLSADGYLSALEKSADANRRQIEIARLHIELGQIWSYRGDMTQAIAHFEAARAALQKGLLDQPAYAEDLVHLDEILGITYLRKGELDNCVHQHRAENCIFPLSRAAEHKLTAGSSAAINCFKRHLARNPDNLEVRWLLNLAYMTLGQHRISAKGGLAPEWLIPVTPSKDPLPRFPDVAAQLGIDRVSGAGGAILDDFDNDGFLDVIISSVDACESMRFFHNNGDGTFSDQTEKAGLSGQLGGINCVQTDYNNDGWLDVFVMRGGWEFPMRNSLLRNNGDGTFSDVTGTSGLLSGAHRTHSATWADYDNDGWLDVFIGHEETPSQLFRNRGDGTFEDVSARAGVNRTAFTKGAAWGDYDNDGWPDLYVSNYGGANFLYHNDGKGTFTEVANKLNVTQPLMSFPVWWFDYDNDGWQDLFVASFVPSVTEVARGFLGLPAQAETMRLYRNDTKGGFQDVTTAVGLNRVVPTMGANFGDFDNDGWLDVYLGTGAPSYTALMPNFAFRNHAGKSFVDVTAATGTGHLQKGHGVAFGDIDNDGDQDFFVNVGGFIPGDKYNKALFANPTAKSHWLSLKLTGVKSNRAALGARIKLTAADATGKIFTVYRTVSSGGSFGASSLTQNIGFGAFNKIESLEIEWPTSKTRQVFRNVAANQFLAVKELADKFEPRAARIFPLTQPGKPKKKRR
- a CDS encoding tetratricopeptide repeat protein; this translates as MKSYLKFAACLLLALNVAAVAQRKTTPKPAAPKTEAASSAAPQVAAQADAAREAGNLDEAITLYQQGVAQRPRWDEGWWYLATLLYERDRYAEAAPAFKRVAALRPKAGAPLALLGLCEYRLAQYDEAFIHLQQSKQLGLDSNPDLLRVARYHEATLQLLRGDFETAQRLFTVLNREGLNSQDLLLGMGLAVLRMAALPKQIEVSARDREMIRRAGLAQSLFAQLNAADARIEYDRLVADYPKAANVQYAYGRFLIDVRDNDGALAAFEREIANSPTHALARLQIAYLKLQDKNPAAGIPLAEEAIKLNARLPLGHYLLGRLALETGDAPRAVQELEMAQRLAPNEARVYYSLARAYTKVNRRADADRARETFARLNKAAEQSDSAIDEREPEKLKP
- a CDS encoding VWA domain-containing protein: MKRLILSASIFGVVLAIGWPVLHSRAQQKPVPKVQEVMNTTAVLVDIVVKDRRGRVVKDLSADDFEVLEDGVKQTVDGFERISRESGLVAEAKEKAAPKPANTTPVTVRDPNDKQMGATAMALVFDRLSPDARNRARQAALSYVGSVKELSAYTGVYSVNLSLSAIQSFTRDPQLVKLGIEKAGVRASASFTGGSAGNAQASLNKEAQALNAATSAANAASAAGAAGGAGAGAAGSAAGAAGVDAQFIEMNRRMTETYEALERNQQGFATVNSLMALVNSMATMPGRKAVVYFSEGIAIPPDVAQQFRSVVNAANRANVAIYAVDAAGLRTESTLSQTRDTVNAISARRQGQLASSGPIVGDALTKQLERNEDQLRGDPQSGLMALSQETGGTFIGNGNDIGEKLKEVDEDMNTYYLVSYTPSNGNFDGKFRKIEVKLKRGGLTVQARNGYYAVNTPGYVPVLYYETPALAILAKPNPPITFPVLTLGTNFPEATRPLRSVVEVQAPASAFTFVQDHDKKTFQTDFSIVVLIRDRERQVVGKLSRQYVLRGPLDKLESVKGSAIRFYKETELPPGRYELEAIAYDAPSEKASVRIGSLDVADPTETKLRMSSVAIIQRIATTQEKTENPFQVGESLLIPSLTGITHKALKQMLFYFVVYPARGAKAPAEFRLQITQNGKSFADLPLKLAAPDDKGRSAFASGIPIESLSPGGYALRITVKDEQTTLTRSTPFMIEP